In the Caballeronia sp. LZ062 genome, one interval contains:
- the mraZ gene encoding division/cell wall cluster transcriptional repressor MraZ — MFQGASALTLDAKGRMSVPSRYREALQGQAEGRVTLTKSPDGCLLLFPRPEWEVFRAKVAALPMEAMWWRRIFLGNAMDVELDSAGRVLVSPELRAAASLEKEVTLLGMGAHFELWDSQTYAAKEAAAMAQGMPEALKNFTF, encoded by the coding sequence GTGTTCCAAGGGGCGTCGGCGCTGACGCTCGATGCGAAAGGGCGGATGTCGGTTCCGTCCCGCTATCGGGAAGCGCTGCAAGGGCAGGCAGAAGGCCGGGTGACGCTCACGAAGAGCCCGGATGGATGCCTGTTGCTGTTTCCGCGCCCGGAGTGGGAAGTCTTTCGCGCCAAGGTCGCCGCGCTTCCCATGGAAGCCATGTGGTGGCGTCGCATTTTTCTCGGTAATGCAATGGATGTCGAACTCGATAGCGCCGGGCGCGTATTGGTCTCGCCCGAGCTTCGTGCTGCCGCTTCGCTGGAAAAGGAAGTGACGCTGCTCGGCATGGGCGCTCACTTCGAATTATGGGACTCGCAGACGTACGCGGCGAAGGAAGCCGCAGCCATGGCGCAGGGCATGCCCGAAGCGCTGAAGAACTTCACTTTCTGA
- the ftsL gene encoding cell division protein FtsL → MNRLNIFLLIVVLGCALSVVSATNKQRQVFIELQRAQSQERQLQQDYAQFQYQQSALSKTSRIEQLATNSLKMQPVTTGRTQYLTYDPATAKAADAPMPPPLPASAPSARGVKR, encoded by the coding sequence ATGAACCGCCTCAACATTTTTCTCCTGATCGTCGTGCTCGGGTGCGCGCTGTCGGTCGTCAGCGCCACGAACAAGCAGCGGCAGGTGTTCATCGAATTGCAGCGGGCGCAGTCGCAGGAGCGCCAGCTTCAACAGGATTACGCGCAGTTCCAGTATCAGCAGAGCGCATTGTCGAAGACTTCGCGCATCGAGCAGTTGGCCACTAACTCACTGAAGATGCAGCCCGTGACAACCGGCCGCACGCAATACCTGACCTACGACCCGGCGACCGCGAAGGCCGCCGATGCGCCCATGCCGCCGCCGCTTCCTGCGTCGGCGCCGTCCGCACGCGGAGTGAAACGATGA
- a CDS encoding penicillin-binding protein 2, with product MKKSAKQKDVAYTPNPILAVRLPMWRSKFVVFLLFMAFVALAARAFWIQGPGNAFFKKQGESRYQRTLEMPATRGQIRDRNGLVLATSLPVKAIWAIPEAVPNDLGADKLAELAKLLDMTQKDLRAKLSMDKTFVYVKRQVPLEVAQKVAALDIPGIYSRGEYKRFYPEGEITAHLIGFTNIEDKGQEGVELGDQSVLAGTPGMRRVIKDRMGHIVEDVDEQVVPHNGQDVELSIDSKIQYIAYTDLKAAVEKTKAKAGAAIVIDVKTGEVLALVNYPTYNPNDRSRMTGEQLRNRILTDTFEPGSIMKPFTVSLALDLHRVTPNTLVETGGGVFVLDGARITDDSGFGTLTVGGVIQKSSNIGATKIAMQLRPEEMWNMYTSLGLGQAPKVGFPGAVTGRLRPWKSWRRIEQATMSYGYGLSASLFQLARAYTAIAHDGTILPVSIFRTPGDQPPVGQQIFSPTTAREVRAMLETVVSKNGTSPDAAVPGYRVGGKSGTAYKHAGRGYDHSKYRASFVGMAPMPNPRIVVAVSVDEPTAGSHFGGQVSGPVFSGIVGDTLRALNVPPDMPVKQMVVTDDSNTGTQASAQPTSANRSNNANTAKKIAVSSNTKTHPGVVR from the coding sequence ATGAAGAAATCCGCGAAGCAGAAGGACGTCGCCTACACGCCCAACCCGATTCTCGCCGTGCGCCTTCCCATGTGGCGCTCGAAGTTCGTCGTGTTCCTGCTGTTCATGGCGTTCGTGGCGCTCGCGGCGCGCGCCTTCTGGATTCAGGGCCCCGGCAACGCTTTCTTCAAGAAGCAGGGTGAAAGCCGCTATCAGCGCACGCTGGAAATGCCGGCCACGCGCGGCCAGATCCGCGACCGCAACGGTCTGGTGCTCGCCACGAGCCTGCCGGTGAAGGCCATCTGGGCGATTCCCGAAGCCGTCCCGAACGATCTCGGCGCGGACAAGCTCGCCGAACTCGCGAAGCTGCTCGACATGACGCAAAAGGACCTGCGCGCGAAACTGTCGATGGACAAGACGTTCGTCTACGTTAAGCGCCAGGTTCCGCTCGAAGTCGCGCAGAAGGTCGCGGCGCTCGACATTCCGGGCATCTATTCGCGCGGTGAATACAAGCGCTTCTATCCGGAAGGCGAAATCACCGCACACCTGATCGGCTTTACTAATATTGAAGACAAGGGTCAGGAAGGCGTCGAACTCGGCGACCAGAGCGTGCTGGCCGGCACGCCGGGCATGCGTCGCGTCATCAAGGACCGGATGGGGCATATCGTCGAGGACGTCGACGAACAGGTCGTGCCGCATAACGGCCAGGACGTCGAGCTTTCGATCGACAGCAAGATTCAGTACATCGCGTACACGGACCTCAAAGCGGCCGTCGAAAAGACGAAGGCGAAGGCCGGCGCTGCGATCGTAATCGACGTGAAGACGGGCGAAGTGCTCGCGCTCGTCAACTATCCCACCTACAACCCGAACGACCGCTCGCGCATGACCGGCGAGCAGTTGCGCAACCGCATTCTGACGGACACTTTCGAGCCGGGCTCGATCATGAAGCCGTTCACCGTTTCGCTCGCGCTCGACTTGCACCGCGTGACGCCGAATACGCTCGTGGAAACGGGCGGCGGCGTCTTCGTGCTCGACGGCGCGCGCATCACGGACGACTCCGGTTTCGGCACGCTCACCGTCGGCGGCGTGATTCAGAAGTCGAGCAATATCGGCGCGACCAAAATTGCGATGCAATTGCGGCCCGAGGAAATGTGGAACATGTACACGAGCCTCGGTCTCGGGCAGGCGCCGAAGGTCGGCTTTCCGGGCGCCGTGACCGGACGTTTGCGGCCGTGGAAGAGCTGGCGCCGCATCGAGCAGGCGACGATGTCTTACGGCTACGGTTTGTCGGCGTCGCTGTTCCAGCTGGCTCGCGCGTACACCGCCATTGCGCATGACGGCACGATTCTGCCTGTCTCGATTTTCCGCACGCCGGGCGATCAGCCGCCGGTCGGCCAGCAGATCTTCTCGCCGACCACCGCACGCGAGGTTCGCGCAATGCTGGAGACCGTCGTGTCGAAGAACGGCACGTCGCCGGATGCCGCGGTGCCGGGCTATCGCGTCGGCGGCAAGAGCGGCACGGCGTACAAGCACGCGGGCCGCGGCTACGATCACTCGAAGTACCGCGCGTCGTTCGTCGGCATGGCGCCGATGCCGAATCCGCGCATCGTGGTGGCCGTATCGGTCGACGAACCGACGGCGGGCAGCCACTTCGGCGGACAGGTATCGGGGCCGGTGTTCTCGGGCATCGTGGGCGATACGCTGCGTGCGCTCAACGTGCCGCCGGACATGCCGGTCAAGCAAATGGTCGTGACGGACGATTCGAATACCGGCACGCAAGCGTCCGCGCAACCCACGAGCGCGAACCGTTCGAACAACGCGAACACGGCGAAGAAGATTGCCGTGTCGAGCAACACGAAGACACATCCGGGAGTCGTGCGATGA
- a CDS encoding long-chain fatty acid--CoA ligase: protein MEKLWLKSYPAGVPAEIDASAYRSVSQLLEDSFRNNRDRRAFLCMGQAITYGELDDMSKKLAAWFQSKGLKRGARVALMMPNVLQYPVAIAAVLRAGYIVVNVNPLYTPRELEHQLRDSGAEAIVILENFANTLEAVVKNTAIKHVVVAAMGDLMGVKGLLVNFVVRKVKKLVPEWSLPGSVRFNDAIAEGGGRALQPVAQTPDDVAFLQYTGGTTGVAKGATLTHRNLIANVLQSEVWLEPARQRRPDIDQFVCVVALPLYHIFALTVCGMLTIRTGGLGVLIPNPRDIAGTIKELKGIPINTFPAVNTLYNALLNHPDFSKLDFSKLIAANGGGMAVQESVAKRWFAVTGVPIVEGYGLSETSPCVTCNPVTATEYTGTIGLPLPSTEVSIRDDDNNEVPLGQAGEICIKGPQVMAGYWNRPDETAKVMTPDGFFRSGDVGVFDERGYVKIVDRKKDMILVSGFNVYPNEIEDVVAMLPGVFEVAAVGVKDKNSGEAVKLFIVRKDDNLTEADVIAYCKERLTGYKRPRIIEFRKDLPKSNVGKILRRELRDGTV from the coding sequence ATGGAGAAACTCTGGCTGAAATCGTATCCGGCCGGCGTACCCGCGGAAATCGACGCGTCGGCGTACCGGTCGGTTTCGCAGCTGCTCGAAGACAGTTTTCGCAATAACCGGGACCGTCGCGCGTTCCTGTGCATGGGACAAGCCATCACGTACGGCGAACTCGACGACATGTCGAAAAAGCTCGCCGCATGGTTCCAGAGCAAGGGATTGAAACGCGGTGCGCGCGTCGCGCTGATGATGCCGAACGTGCTGCAATATCCGGTCGCCATCGCGGCCGTGCTGCGCGCGGGGTATATCGTCGTGAACGTGAACCCGCTCTATACGCCGCGCGAACTGGAACACCAGCTTCGCGACAGCGGCGCGGAAGCCATCGTCATTCTGGAAAACTTCGCGAACACGCTGGAAGCGGTCGTCAAGAACACGGCGATCAAACATGTCGTCGTTGCAGCGATGGGCGACCTCATGGGCGTGAAAGGCCTGCTGGTCAATTTCGTCGTTCGCAAAGTCAAGAAGCTGGTGCCCGAATGGAGTCTGCCGGGCAGCGTGCGCTTCAACGATGCCATCGCCGAAGGCGGCGGCCGTGCGCTCCAGCCGGTTGCGCAAACGCCCGACGACGTCGCCTTCCTTCAATATACCGGCGGCACCACCGGCGTCGCTAAGGGCGCGACGCTGACGCACCGCAATCTGATTGCGAACGTATTGCAATCGGAAGTGTGGCTCGAGCCCGCGCGCCAACGACGGCCCGATATCGACCAGTTCGTCTGCGTCGTGGCCTTGCCGCTGTATCACATCTTCGCGCTGACGGTGTGCGGCATGCTCACCATCCGCACGGGCGGGCTCGGCGTCCTGATTCCTAACCCGCGCGATATAGCGGGAACCATCAAGGAATTGAAGGGCATTCCGATCAACACGTTCCCGGCGGTCAACACGCTGTACAACGCGTTGCTCAACCATCCCGATTTCTCGAAGCTCGATTTCTCCAAGCTGATCGCGGCGAATGGCGGCGGCATGGCGGTACAGGAATCGGTCGCAAAACGCTGGTTTGCGGTCACGGGCGTGCCTATCGTCGAAGGGTACGGCTTGTCGGAGACTTCGCCGTGCGTGACGTGCAACCCCGTGACGGCGACCGAGTACACCGGCACGATCGGCTTGCCGTTGCCGTCCACCGAAGTGTCGATCCGCGATGACGACAACAACGAAGTGCCGCTCGGCCAGGCGGGCGAGATTTGCATCAAGGGGCCGCAGGTCATGGCCGGATACTGGAATCGTCCTGACGAAACGGCCAAGGTCATGACGCCCGATGGCTTCTTCCGCTCCGGCGATGTCGGCGTTTTCGACGAGCGTGGCTACGTGAAGATCGTCGATCGCAAGAAGGACATGATCCTTGTTTCGGGCTTCAACGTGTATCCGAATGAAATCGAGGATGTCGTGGCGATGCTGCCGGGCGTATTCGAAGTGGCGGCAGTCGGCGTGAAAGACAAGAATTCGGGCGAGGCGGTGAAACTCTTCATCGTGCGCAAGGACGATAACCTGACCGAGGCCGACGTGATTGCGTACTGCAAGGAACGGCTGACGGGCTACAAGCGGCCGCGCATCATCGAGTTTCGCAAGGACTTGCCGAAGAGCAACGTCGGCAAAATCCTGCGTCGGGAACTGCGCGACGGCACGGTTTAA
- a CDS encoding porin: protein MKKSLLALAALGVFAGAAHAQSSVTLYGIIDAGFLYSNNSGGHKQYAMSSGNVQGSRWGLRGTEDLGGGLKALFVLENGFNVFNGQLAQGGDMFGRQAYVGLSTAQFGTVTLGRQYDSVVDFTGAFEVGSQWATYFGAHPGDLDNMNNSNRVNNAIKFTSANYAGFTFGGLYSLGGQAGQFNRNQIWSVGLGYSQGPLQLGAGYLNVKDPNYSFFGNNANSRTATATPTTSNFPNSRVYSGFASAHTQQVISAGAAYTFGAATVGATYSNTQFKDVGRDAGAGLNPFGYTGGSGKFHNAEVNFKYQLTPALLLGAAYDYTKGYGLSNAKYHQGMLGADYFLSKRTDVYVDGVYQHASGTDSTKAAAVASINGLSPSSTSNQVAALVGIRHKF from the coding sequence ATGAAAAAGTCGCTTCTCGCTTTGGCAGCATTGGGCGTCTTCGCTGGCGCCGCACATGCGCAGAGCAGCGTGACGCTGTACGGCATCATCGACGCTGGCTTCCTGTATTCGAACAACAGCGGCGGTCACAAGCAGTATGCAATGAGCAGCGGCAACGTGCAGGGTAGCCGTTGGGGCCTGCGCGGCACGGAAGATCTGGGCGGCGGTCTGAAGGCGCTCTTCGTGTTGGAGAACGGCTTCAACGTGTTCAACGGCCAACTGGCCCAGGGCGGCGACATGTTCGGCCGTCAAGCGTACGTCGGCCTGTCGACGGCGCAGTTCGGCACGGTCACGCTGGGTCGCCAGTACGACTCCGTGGTCGATTTCACGGGCGCATTCGAAGTCGGCAGCCAGTGGGCGACGTACTTCGGCGCACACCCGGGCGACCTCGACAACATGAACAACTCGAACCGCGTGAACAACGCGATCAAGTTCACGAGCGCCAATTACGCAGGCTTCACGTTCGGCGGTCTGTATAGCCTCGGCGGCCAGGCAGGCCAGTTCAACCGCAACCAGATCTGGTCGGTTGGTCTCGGCTACTCGCAGGGTCCTCTGCAGTTGGGCGCAGGTTACTTGAACGTCAAGGACCCGAACTACTCGTTCTTCGGCAACAACGCAAACTCGCGCACGGCCACGGCGACGCCTACGACATCGAACTTCCCAAACAGCCGCGTGTACTCGGGCTTCGCTTCGGCTCACACGCAGCAAGTGATCTCCGCGGGCGCCGCCTACACGTTCGGCGCAGCTACGGTCGGCGCGACGTATAGCAACACGCAGTTCAAGGATGTCGGCCGAGACGCCGGCGCAGGTCTGAACCCGTTCGGTTACACGGGCGGATCGGGCAAGTTCCACAACGCCGAAGTCAACTTCAAGTACCAGCTGACGCCGGCGCTTTTGCTGGGCGCGGCTTACGACTACACGAAGGGGTACGGCCTGAGCAATGCCAAGTACCACCAGGGCATGCTCGGCGCGGACTACTTCCTGTCGAAGCGCACGGACGTGTATGTGGACGGTGTCTATCAGCACGCTTCGGGTACGGACTCGACGAAGGCCGCCGCAGTCGCGAGCATCAACGGCCTGTCGCCGTCGTCGACGTCGAACCAGGTTGCAGCGCTGGTCGGTATCCGCCACAAGTTCTAA
- a CDS encoding UDP-N-acetylmuramoyl-L-alanyl-D-glutamate--2,6-diaminopimelate ligase, translated as MSAKARQSKMQKDVSHAVQWLRAHARPEADLHADTRSLKSGDVFLAYAVDGADNRPYLDAALGAGAAAALYQPEGFAGKPDASKALPVPALNELAGSIASAWYGEPSASMLTVGVTGTNGKTSCSQWIAAALTALGRPCAIIGTLGIGMPGKLASTGFTTPDAPQLQRSLAQLKAQGAEAVAMEVSSHALHQGRVNGTDFDIGIFTNLTQDHLDYHGTFEAYEAAKARLFAWPSLKTAIVNRDDAAGQRLIESLRGKVRTIAYAVDMPADAPPSADAVLLASRVRAIATGTAFHLSSDWGEAEVEVNTLGAFNVSNLLAVLGVLLEVGVPFDAALARISKLESVNGRMERLGGRLQNDEPLVVIDYAHTPDALEKTLAALRPIAAARGGELVCMFGCGGDRDATKRPLMGEIAERLADQVVITSDNPRSEDPLAIIDQIAAGMKTAAKARRIEDRASAILQALRSAAREDVVLLAGKGHEATQEIMGKKRAFSDQDHARLALAARATQQRGGGE; from the coding sequence ATGAGCGCGAAAGCCCGTCAAAGCAAGATGCAGAAGGACGTATCACATGCCGTTCAATGGCTGCGCGCACATGCGCGGCCCGAGGCCGATTTGCACGCCGACACGCGCTCGCTCAAAAGCGGCGACGTGTTCCTCGCGTATGCCGTGGACGGCGCGGACAACCGGCCGTATCTCGACGCCGCGCTCGGCGCAGGCGCGGCCGCCGCGCTGTATCAGCCGGAGGGCTTCGCGGGCAAGCCGGACGCTTCGAAGGCGCTCCCCGTGCCCGCGCTCAACGAGCTCGCCGGTTCGATTGCGTCCGCGTGGTACGGCGAGCCGAGCGCGTCGATGCTCACCGTCGGCGTGACGGGCACCAACGGCAAGACCTCGTGCAGCCAGTGGATCGCCGCGGCGCTGACCGCGCTCGGTCGGCCGTGCGCAATCATCGGCACGCTCGGCATCGGCATGCCAGGCAAGCTCGCGTCCACGGGCTTCACCACGCCGGATGCGCCGCAGCTTCAGCGCAGCCTCGCGCAACTGAAGGCGCAAGGCGCGGAAGCTGTCGCGATGGAAGTCTCGTCGCATGCGCTGCATCAGGGGCGCGTGAACGGCACGGATTTCGACATCGGCATCTTCACGAATCTCACGCAGGATCATCTCGACTACCACGGCACCTTCGAGGCGTATGAAGCCGCGAAGGCGCGTCTTTTCGCGTGGCCGTCGCTGAAAACGGCTATCGTCAATCGCGACGATGCCGCCGGTCAACGCCTGATCGAATCGCTGCGCGGCAAGGTCCGCACCATTGCTTACGCCGTCGACATGCCGGCCGATGCCCCGCCGAGCGCAGACGCCGTGCTGCTCGCGAGCCGCGTGCGCGCAATCGCCACGGGCACCGCGTTTCATCTTTCGTCGGACTGGGGCGAGGCCGAAGTCGAAGTGAACACACTCGGCGCGTTCAACGTGAGCAATCTGCTCGCGGTACTCGGCGTGTTGCTCGAAGTCGGCGTTCCGTTCGATGCCGCGCTCGCGCGAATCTCGAAGCTCGAATCGGTCAACGGTCGCATGGAGCGTCTCGGCGGCCGGCTGCAAAACGATGAACCGCTCGTCGTGATCGACTACGCACACACGCCCGACGCGCTCGAGAAAACGCTGGCCGCGCTGCGCCCGATCGCTGCCGCGCGCGGCGGCGAGCTCGTCTGCATGTTCGGCTGCGGCGGCGACCGCGACGCCACCAAGCGTCCGCTGATGGGCGAAATCGCCGAGCGTCTCGCGGATCAGGTCGTCATCACGAGCGACAACCCGCGCAGTGAAGATCCGCTCGCCATCATCGACCAGATTGCCGCCGGCATGAAGACCGCCGCGAAGGCGCGGCGCATCGAGGATCGCGCGAGCGCCATTTTGCAGGCGCTGCGCTCGGCGGCGCGCGAAGATGTCGTACTGCTCGCCGGAAAAGGACACGAGGCCACGCAGGAAATCATGGGCAAAAAGCGCGCGTTCTCGGATCAGGATCACGCGCGCCTCGCGCTTGCCGCACGTGCCACGCAACAACGCGGAGGCGGCGAATGA
- a CDS encoding molybdopterin oxidoreductase family protein — protein sequence MNAPAEFARAVCPHDCPDTCAMRVTVKDGRAVKVSGDPDHPPTQGVLCTKVTRYAERTHHKERLLTPLIRVGPKGSNRFEPISWEAGLRIAAERLKPIAQRAPEAILPYSYAGTMGLVQGESIAARFFNVLGASRLDRTICAAAGAAGLRYTYGAGIGMHVEFFEESELTLIWGANPIASSLHFWTRAQEAKRRGAKLIAIDPYRSLTAEKCHQHIALRPGTDAALALGMIHVLIREDLLDHEYIAKHTLGFEELATRAAQYSPSRVASICGIEEQTVVDLARAFGSTRKAAIRLNYGMQRVRGGGNAVRAVACLPSLTGAWRERSGGLLLSSSGWAPVDNAALERPNLLPGWPNKLPRSINMNAIGDALLHPGDAAFGPKIEAVIVYNSNPVAVAPDSAKVAAGFAREDLFTIVLEHFQTDTADYADLIFPATTQLEHLDVHKSYGHTHVMANLPAIAPVGESRTNTDFFRGLARAMNLTEPALFETDEQIASKAFRWDDPTLKGRGWEALKASRWLELDLPDAPLAQGGFRTPSGKCEFYSERLAREGLDPLPDYLPPYESAEAAPELAARYPLAMISPPARNFLNSSFVNIESLRATEQEPHLDIHPADADARGITDGALVRIFNDRGSMQARARVTDRAREGVVVGLSIWWKKLSPDGCNANQVTSQALTDLGGSATFYDCLVEVESLH from the coding sequence ATGAACGCACCCGCCGAGTTCGCCCGAGCCGTTTGCCCGCACGATTGCCCCGATACCTGCGCGATGCGCGTGACCGTAAAGGACGGCCGCGCAGTCAAGGTCAGCGGCGACCCGGATCATCCGCCGACACAAGGTGTTCTCTGCACGAAGGTCACGCGATACGCCGAGCGAACGCACCATAAAGAGCGCCTGCTGACACCGCTGATTCGCGTCGGACCGAAGGGTTCGAATCGTTTCGAGCCGATTAGTTGGGAAGCGGGGCTGCGCATCGCCGCCGAGCGCCTGAAGCCGATTGCGCAGCGCGCGCCCGAAGCGATTCTTCCGTACAGCTACGCCGGCACGATGGGCCTCGTCCAAGGCGAAAGCATCGCCGCGCGATTCTTCAATGTGCTCGGCGCGTCGCGTCTGGACCGGACAATCTGCGCGGCAGCCGGCGCGGCCGGGCTGCGCTATACGTACGGCGCGGGCATCGGCATGCACGTCGAATTCTTCGAGGAAAGCGAGCTGACCCTGATCTGGGGGGCGAACCCGATCGCGTCGAGCCTGCATTTCTGGACGCGCGCCCAGGAGGCGAAGCGACGCGGCGCGAAGCTGATCGCAATCGATCCGTACCGGTCGCTGACCGCTGAAAAGTGTCATCAACACATCGCGCTGCGGCCCGGTACCGATGCCGCGCTCGCGCTCGGCATGATTCACGTGCTGATCCGCGAGGACCTGCTGGATCACGAATACATCGCCAAGCACACGCTCGGTTTCGAGGAACTCGCAACGCGTGCCGCGCAATACTCGCCGTCGCGGGTGGCATCCATTTGCGGCATCGAGGAGCAGACAGTCGTCGATTTAGCGCGGGCGTTCGGCTCGACCCGCAAAGCCGCGATTCGCCTGAACTACGGCATGCAGCGCGTGCGCGGCGGTGGCAACGCCGTGCGCGCCGTCGCGTGTCTGCCTTCGTTGACGGGCGCATGGCGCGAACGCTCGGGCGGTCTGTTGCTGTCGTCGTCCGGATGGGCGCCGGTCGACAACGCCGCGCTCGAACGCCCCAATCTGTTGCCGGGTTGGCCGAACAAGCTGCCGCGCAGCATCAACATGAACGCAATTGGCGATGCCTTGCTTCATCCGGGCGACGCAGCATTCGGACCCAAGATCGAAGCTGTCATCGTCTACAACTCGAACCCGGTCGCCGTTGCGCCGGATTCGGCGAAAGTCGCGGCCGGTTTCGCTCGCGAGGACTTGTTCACCATCGTTCTCGAACATTTCCAGACGGACACAGCCGATTACGCCGACCTGATTTTCCCGGCGACCACCCAGCTCGAGCACCTCGACGTGCACAAGTCGTACGGCCACACGCACGTCATGGCGAATCTGCCCGCTATTGCACCGGTGGGCGAATCGCGTACGAACACCGATTTCTTCCGCGGCCTCGCGCGCGCGATGAACCTCACCGAGCCGGCGCTCTTCGAAACAGACGAACAGATCGCGTCGAAAGCCTTCCGCTGGGACGATCCCACGCTGAAAGGCCGCGGTTGGGAAGCACTCAAGGCGTCGCGCTGGCTCGAACTCGACCTGCCCGACGCGCCGCTCGCGCAAGGCGGGTTTCGCACGCCGTCGGGGAAGTGCGAGTTCTATAGCGAGCGTCTTGCTCGCGAGGGCCTTGATCCGCTGCCGGATTACCTGCCGCCCTACGAGTCGGCGGAAGCGGCGCCGGAGCTTGCAGCCCGCTATCCGCTCGCGATGATCTCGCCGCCCGCGCGCAACTTTTTGAACAGCAGCTTCGTGAACATCGAAAGCCTGCGCGCGACGGAGCAGGAGCCGCATCTGGATATCCATCCGGCGGACGCCGACGCGCGCGGCATCACTGACGGCGCACTGGTGCGCATTTTCAACGATCGCGGGTCGATGCAGGCGCGTGCGCGTGTGACGGACCGGGCGCGCGAAGGCGTCGTCGTCGGCTTGTCGATCTGGTGGAAGAAGTTGTCCCCCGATGGCTGCAACGCCAATCAGGTAACAAGCCAGGCTTTGACCGATCTCGGGGGATCGGCGACGTTCTACGATTGCCTGGTCGAAGTGGAGTCATTGCATTGA
- the coq7 gene encoding 2-polyprenyl-3-methyl-6-methoxy-1,4-benzoquinone monooxygenase has translation MTLDEIIGEFDRGLRSMTGVSRMSRPIPESRAPVLVEGGVIAEAPELTEQEKAHSAGLMRVNHVGEVCAQALYQAQKLATESPGLKASFEQAAREEEDHLAWTAQRLKDLDSRPSLLNPLWYAGALAIGFVAGRFGDRASLGFMAETERQVEQHLDGHMKTLPATDYASRAIVEQMRQDESAHAAAAIGAGGAEIPFPVRAMMRAAAKVMTRTAYYV, from the coding sequence ATGACGCTCGATGAAATCATTGGCGAGTTCGATCGGGGCTTGCGTTCCATGACCGGAGTGAGCCGCATGTCTCGGCCCATCCCCGAGTCGAGAGCGCCGGTCCTCGTCGAGGGCGGCGTGATTGCCGAAGCGCCGGAACTCACGGAGCAAGAGAAGGCTCACTCGGCCGGCCTGATGCGCGTGAACCATGTCGGCGAAGTCTGCGCGCAGGCGCTTTATCAGGCCCAGAAGCTCGCGACTGAATCGCCGGGGCTGAAGGCGAGCTTCGAGCAAGCCGCCCGGGAAGAGGAAGACCACCTTGCGTGGACCGCCCAGCGTCTGAAGGATCTCGACTCGCGTCCGAGTCTGCTTAATCCGCTGTGGTATGCCGGTGCGCTCGCCATCGGTTTCGTGGCGGGGCGTTTCGGCGATCGCGCGAGCCTTGGCTTCATGGCGGAGACCGAGCGCCAGGTCGAGCAACATCTCGATGGCCACATGAAGACGCTACCGGCAACGGACTATGCGTCCCGCGCGATCGTCGAACAAATGCGCCAGGACGAAAGCGCGCATGCGGCGGCCGCCATCGGCGCGGGGGGCGCAGAGATCCCTTTTCCCGTGCGTGCCATGATGCGTGCGGCTGCAAAAGTGATGACGCGCACGGCGTACTACGTCTAG
- the rsmH gene encoding 16S rRNA (cytosine(1402)-N(4))-methyltransferase RsmH: MAPAMGNDLQHRTVLLNEAVDGLITRADGIYIDGTFGRGGHSRAVLQRLSEGGRLIAFDKDPLAIATAQQIQDPRFSIVHDSFAALRSAVNERGIERVSGVLLDLGVSSPQVDDPERGFSFRAEGPLDMRMDPTRGESAAEWLARATVQEMTEVIRDYGEERFAFQIAKALVARRAESDRLGPLVSTRELAEIVGHVVKTREKGKDPATRTFQAIRIHINQELAELQVVLESALSLLEQGGRLVVISFHSLEDRIVKRFMQAQSSAPAVDRRLPIRAVDLPSPPLRIVGRVFPSDAEVADNPRARSAVMRIAERIAP; the protein is encoded by the coding sequence ATGGCACCTGCGATGGGAAATGATCTGCAGCATCGCACGGTGCTGCTGAATGAAGCAGTAGACGGACTGATCACGCGCGCCGACGGCATCTATATAGATGGCACCTTCGGGCGCGGCGGTCATAGCCGGGCAGTGTTGCAGCGGCTGAGCGAAGGAGGGCGGCTGATCGCGTTCGACAAGGACCCGCTCGCCATCGCCACGGCGCAACAGATTCAGGACCCGCGTTTTTCGATCGTGCATGACAGCTTCGCGGCCCTGCGAAGCGCCGTGAACGAGCGCGGGATAGAGCGGGTGTCGGGCGTGTTGCTGGACCTTGGCGTGTCGTCGCCGCAAGTGGACGACCCCGAGCGCGGTTTCAGTTTCCGCGCGGAGGGTCCGCTCGACATGAGAATGGACCCGACTCGCGGCGAGTCGGCGGCCGAGTGGCTCGCGCGGGCCACGGTGCAGGAAATGACGGAGGTGATCAGAGATTATGGGGAAGAACGGTTTGCTTTTCAGATTGCAAAGGCGCTTGTTGCTCGCCGGGCAGAGTCCGACCGTCTTGGGCCTCTCGTCAGCACGCGCGAGCTTGCCGAAATCGTGGGTCACGTCGTCAAGACCCGTGAAAAGGGCAAGGACCCGGCAACTCGCACCTTTCAGGCTATACGGATTCACATCAATCAAGAGCTTGCGGAACTGCAAGTAGTTCTTGAATCGGCACTTTCGCTGTTGGAGCAAGGGGGGCGGCTGGTCGTGATCAGCTTTCATTCGCTCGAAGACCGGATCGTCAAGCGGTTCATGCAGGCGCAGTCGAGCGCGCCGGCGGTGGACCGTCGTTTGCCGATCCGCGCGGTCGATCTGCCGAGTCCGCCTCTGCGGATCGTCGGCCGCGTGTTTCCGAGCGACGCTGAAGTCGCCGACAACCCGCGCGCCCGGTCCGCGGTCATGCGTATCGCGGAGCGCATCGCGCCATGA